One Streptomyces sp. RPA4-2 genomic window carries:
- a CDS encoding ClpP family protease — MGTYTIPNVVERTPQGERSYDVFSRLLSERIIFLGTEIDDGVANVVIAQLLHLESSSPESEIALYINSPGGSVTSLMAIYDTMTFVQAPISTFCVGQAASTAAVLLAGGDPGRRFVLEHARVLLGQPASGGRQGTVSDLALQAKEMLRIRSQVEEVLSRHTHHDVTVLRADMDRDKVLTAREAVAYGMADEVLSRRLATV; from the coding sequence TACGTACACGATTCCGAACGTCGTCGAGCGCACCCCGCAGGGCGAGCGGTCCTACGACGTCTTCAGCCGGCTGCTCTCGGAGCGGATCATCTTCCTCGGCACCGAGATCGACGACGGGGTCGCCAATGTCGTCATCGCCCAGCTCCTCCATCTGGAGTCGTCGAGCCCGGAGAGCGAGATCGCCCTCTACATCAACTCGCCGGGTGGTTCGGTCACTTCGCTCATGGCGATCTACGACACGATGACATTCGTCCAGGCGCCCATCTCGACCTTCTGCGTCGGGCAGGCGGCGTCGACGGCGGCGGTGCTGCTGGCCGGAGGCGATCCGGGGCGGCGGTTCGTACTGGAGCACGCGCGGGTGCTGCTCGGCCAGCCCGCGAGCGGTGGCCGCCAGGGCACCGTCTCCGATCTCGCCCTCCAGGCCAAGGAGATGCTCCGGATCCGCTCCCAGGTCGAGGAGGTCCTGTCCCGGCACACGCACCACGACGTCACGGTGCTGCGCGCGGACATGGACCGCGACAAGGTCCTCACGGCGCGGGAGGCGGTGGCGTACGGAATGGCCGACGAGGTGCTGAGCCGACGGCTCGCGACGGTCTGA